In one Haloplanus salinus genomic region, the following are encoded:
- a CDS encoding bacteriorhodopsin: MPQPGSEGIWLWIGTLGMFLGMLYFIARGWGETNERRQEFYIVTIFITAIAFVNYLAMALGFGLTMVTVGGEELPIYWARYTDWFFTTPLLLIDLGLLAGASRNELSSLVGLDMLMIGTGVVATLSAGPGVLTEGARRLAWWGVSTGFLLVLLYMLYGSLDEKASRLSGDAASTFSTLRTLIVVVWLVYPVWWVVGTEGLGVISLYIETAGFMVLDLVAKVGFGIILLSSREVLDAAGSASAAAEPADD; encoded by the coding sequence ATGCCACAACCTGGTAGCGAGGGCATTTGGCTTTGGATCGGCACGCTCGGCATGTTCCTGGGGATGCTGTACTTCATCGCCAGGGGCTGGGGCGAAACGAACGAACGGCGACAGGAGTTCTACATCGTCACCATATTCATCACCGCCATCGCGTTCGTGAACTATCTCGCGATGGCGCTTGGCTTCGGTTTAACGATGGTGACGGTCGGTGGCGAGGAGCTACCGATCTACTGGGCACGGTACACGGACTGGTTTTTCACCACGCCGTTGCTGTTGATCGACCTCGGCCTGCTGGCCGGGGCGAGCCGGAACGAGCTGTCGTCGCTCGTCGGTCTGGACATGCTCATGATCGGTACGGGCGTTGTGGCGACGCTCTCGGCCGGCCCCGGCGTGCTCACTGAGGGCGCGCGGCGGCTGGCCTGGTGGGGCGTCTCGACCGGCTTCCTGCTCGTCCTGCTGTACATGCTGTACGGCTCGCTCGACGAGAAGGCCAGCCGGCTCTCGGGTGACGCGGCGTCGACGTTCAGCACGCTCCGGACCCTGATCGTGGTCGTCTGGCTGGTCTACCCCGTGTGGTGGGTCGTCGGCACCGAGGGGCTCGGCGTCATCTCGCTGTACATCGAGACGGCCGGCTTCATGGTGCTGGACCTGGTCGCGAAAGTCGGGTTCGGTATCATCCTGCTGTCGAGCCGCGAGGTGCTCGACGCGGCGGGCTCGGCGTCGGCCGCGGCCGAACCGGCCGACGACTGA
- a CDS encoding bacteriorhodopsin has protein sequence MLQPLQAASLGVEGEGIWLALGTIGMLLGMVYFMAKGWDVQDPEEEEFYVITILIAGIAAASYLSMFFGFGLTEVELINGRVIDVYWARYADWLFTTPLLLLDIGLLAGASNRDLASLITIDAFMIVTGLAATLMKVPVARYAFWTISTIAMLFVLYYLVVVVGEAASDADADTQSTFNTLRNIILIAWAVYPVAWLVGTEGLGLVGLYGETLLFMILDLAAKIGFGFILLRSRAIVGGDSAPTPSASETTAD, from the coding sequence ATGTTACAACCACTGCAGGCAGCAAGTCTGGGAGTTGAAGGAGAGGGCATCTGGTTGGCCCTCGGAACGATCGGAATGCTACTGGGCATGGTCTACTTCATGGCCAAGGGCTGGGACGTCCAGGACCCCGAAGAAGAGGAGTTCTACGTCATCACGATCCTCATCGCGGGGATCGCGGCGGCGTCGTACCTCTCGATGTTCTTCGGGTTCGGACTGACGGAGGTCGAGCTGATCAACGGCCGAGTCATCGACGTCTACTGGGCTCGGTACGCTGACTGGCTGTTCACGACCCCGCTACTGTTGCTCGACATCGGCCTTCTGGCCGGCGCTAGCAACCGCGACCTGGCGTCTCTGATCACCATCGACGCGTTCATGATCGTCACGGGGCTGGCGGCGACCCTGATGAAGGTCCCGGTTGCTCGGTACGCCTTCTGGACGATCAGCACCATCGCGATGCTGTTCGTGCTGTACTACCTCGTCGTCGTGGTCGGCGAGGCCGCCTCGGACGCCGATGCGGACACGCAGTCGACGTTCAACACGTTGCGAAACATCATCCTGATCGCCTGGGCAGTGTACCCCGTCGCGTGGCTCGTCGGAACGGAAGGACTGGGCCTCGTGGGCCTGTACGGCGAGACGCTGCTGTTCATGATCCTCGACCTGGCCGCCAAGATCGGCTTCGGGTTCATCCTCCTGCGCAGTCGTGCCATCGTCGGCGGCGACTCCGCACCGACCCCGTCGGCCAGCGAGACGACCGCGGACTGA
- a CDS encoding bacterio-opsin activator domain-containing protein, which translates to MDGTDGMVTAASADAVDEALKTRAMDEAPVGITVADATEPDMPLVYANAAFERITGYPPEYAVGRNCRFLQGETTRAEPVAEMRAAIENGAATTVELRNYRRDGEMFWNEVTIAPLHDEDGDVAYYVGFQQDVTRRKRAERAAARRAARIERERAAQEHLLERLNGVVAEVTSGVAEARSRSELERRVVDGLAGTYAGAWIGSYEPASEAVVRQAAAGWAGSDDGTAPESIAVEEGGDGVLGSAVARSITDRDVTIRSCADGTVPVAAVPLHYGDAVYGVVGVYAENNSEFDEHERVVLTALGRAVATGINTLESQRTLRGEDTVELQFTVMSHPLVDLAKELDCRLAYRGSVADRDRPTSLFELSDGTGESVRAAAAETGIELHAVLFEGDEGCLVELSVADTELRTLLADHGAELRDVTAEHSIARFTVEVARESLARSLADGVMERFESSELASYRQSSERTETRQEFVSRLREELTDRQYAALVRAYTGGFFEWPHEATGDDLAEAMDVCRSTFHEHLRAAQRKLIGAILDR; encoded by the coding sequence ATGGACGGGACGGATGGGATGGTAACTGCGGCCAGTGCCGACGCCGTCGACGAGGCGCTGAAGACGCGGGCGATGGACGAGGCGCCGGTGGGGATCACCGTCGCGGACGCGACGGAGCCGGATATGCCGCTCGTGTACGCGAACGCTGCGTTCGAGCGCATTACTGGATATCCGCCGGAGTACGCTGTCGGGCGCAACTGTCGGTTCCTGCAGGGCGAGACGACCCGCGCGGAGCCCGTCGCGGAGATGCGTGCAGCCATCGAGAACGGGGCGGCGACGACCGTCGAACTCCGGAACTACCGCCGTGACGGCGAGATGTTCTGGAACGAGGTGACCATCGCGCCGCTCCACGACGAGGATGGGGACGTGGCGTACTACGTCGGCTTTCAACAGGACGTGACGCGACGGAAGCGAGCGGAGCGGGCGGCGGCCCGCCGCGCGGCGCGGATCGAACGGGAGCGGGCGGCACAGGAGCACCTGCTGGAGCGACTCAATGGCGTCGTCGCGGAGGTCACGAGCGGGGTCGCCGAGGCCCGCTCGCGGTCGGAACTCGAGCGGCGCGTCGTCGACGGCTTGGCGGGGACGTACGCGGGGGCGTGGATCGGAAGCTACGAGCCCGCGTCGGAGGCGGTGGTCCGACAGGCGGCCGCGGGGTGGGCCGGGAGCGACGACGGAACCGCCCCGGAGTCGATTGCCGTCGAGGAAGGCGGCGACGGCGTCCTCGGTTCGGCCGTCGCGCGGTCGATCACCGATCGTGACGTGACGATCCGTTCGTGTGCCGACGGGACGGTGCCCGTGGCGGCGGTCCCGCTCCACTATGGGGACGCGGTGTACGGTGTCGTGGGGGTGTACGCCGAGAACAACAGCGAGTTCGACGAACACGAGCGTGTCGTCCTGACGGCGCTCGGACGAGCAGTCGCGACGGGGATCAACACGCTCGAAAGCCAGCGGACGCTGCGGGGCGAGGATACGGTGGAACTACAGTTCACCGTGATGAGCCACCCGCTGGTCGACCTGGCCAAGGAACTCGACTGTCGACTGGCTTACCGGGGGAGCGTCGCCGACCGCGACCGGCCGACGAGCCTCTTCGAACTGTCGGACGGGACTGGCGAGTCGGTGCGGGCAGCGGCCGCCGAAACGGGTATCGAGCTACACGCCGTACTCTTCGAGGGCGACGAGGGCTGTCTCGTCGAACTGTCGGTCGCGGACACGGAGCTCCGGACGCTGCTCGCCGATCACGGGGCAGAGCTCCGCGACGTGACGGCCGAGCACAGCATCGCACGGTTCACCGTCGAGGTGGCCCGTGAGTCGCTGGCACGGTCGCTGGCGGACGGGGTGATGGAGCGATTCGAGAGCAGCGAGCTTGCCAGCTACCGTCAGAGCAGCGAGCGGACAGAGACGCGACAGGAGTTCGTCTCACGCCTACGCGAGGAGTTGACCGATCGGCAGTATGCGGCGCTAGTGCGGGCGTACACCGGCGGGTTCTTCGAGTGGCCACACGAGGCGACCGGCGACGACCTCGCCGAGGCGATGGACGTCTGTCGCTCGACGTTCCACGAACACCTGCGTGCGGCCCAGCGGAAACTCATCGGGGCGATTCTGGACCGATAA
- a CDS encoding lycopene cyclase domain-containing protein — MTGPTYLQFHLAFLLPAVMLMVATAFVSRAQMSAAVRPLGTGRTYWTGVAIITVIALVYTTPWDNYLIATGVWWYGDGSTLVTLWHAPIEEYLFILVQPWLTALWLSHLSLPTEWPSVARPVLLRVVATGLAVVLGVVGWTMLGSDATFYLGAITAWAAPVLALQWAVGAPQLWARRRLVAFGMLVPTTYLCVADRIAIEYGIWILSERYTTGLTVAGLPVEEATFFLVTNLFVVQGLILYRWVLDRWWTDGREATDARVPAGVDPETDAP, encoded by the coding sequence ATGACCGGCCCTACATACCTGCAGTTTCACCTGGCGTTCCTGCTCCCGGCCGTGATGCTCATGGTCGCGACGGCGTTCGTGAGCCGTGCGCAGATGAGCGCCGCCGTCCGTCCGCTCGGCACCGGCCGGACGTACTGGACGGGCGTCGCCATCATCACCGTCATCGCGCTGGTGTACACGACGCCGTGGGACAACTACCTCATCGCTACCGGCGTCTGGTGGTACGGCGACGGAAGCACGCTCGTGACCCTCTGGCACGCGCCGATCGAGGAGTATCTCTTCATCCTCGTTCAACCGTGGTTGACGGCGCTCTGGCTCTCGCATCTCTCCCTCCCGACCGAGTGGCCGTCGGTCGCGCGGCCGGTTCTGTTGCGGGTCGTCGCGACGGGCCTTGCCGTCGTCCTCGGCGTCGTCGGCTGGACGATGCTCGGCAGCGACGCCACGTTCTACCTCGGGGCGATCACGGCCTGGGCGGCGCCGGTGCTGGCGCTCCAGTGGGCGGTCGGCGCGCCACAGCTCTGGGCACGGCGACGGCTCGTCGCGTTCGGGATGCTCGTCCCCACGACGTATCTCTGCGTCGCCGACCGCATCGCCATCGAATACGGCATCTGGATCCTCTCGGAGCGGTACACGACCGGCCTCACCGTCGCCGGACTTCCGGTCGAGGAGGCCACCTTCTTCCTCGTGACGAACCTCTTCGTCGTGCAGGGACTGATCCTCTACCGGTGGGTGTTGGACCGGTGGTGGACGGACGGTCGGGAGGCGACGGACGCCCGCGTCCCGGCCGGCGTGGACCCCGAGACAGACGCGCCGTAG
- a CDS encoding AAA family ATPase, which translates to MTRSAVLTVRVDETAATVRLPVAVRGQLGVEDGDTLEIERGAKRRAVTTVEGDRSLNAEQIVLPTNTAAQLDVTGGESVTVSSANVSVAASVTVAPVPRLSIRGGEAMIRETIGRTTVVAGETVPASVFDGALEVPIRVVETTPAGPVFVSESTELRLEDGPAPIQGNDMVSPLPSAAVGGYESTRKALREAVASALTRDDSDGEPPISRAGFVLAGPHGIGKTHLLRHAAWQANATIARVGPQAVLGDGHDDVANTLHSVATTAQGSGYGIVNLDKFDVVLSNADEATVAVLRDWLERLRTVSGVTAVAEVTDRSALPVDFRQGGLLSKCITVPEPNREDRTAVLTTLAERSRTDEAIDLRTIGNRALGYVAADLVALWLTAAESAMARGDGTSHPVVTQSDLTAALERTDPSGIDSTDESTPDTTFDDIGGLAEAKQQLRRAIEWPLTSPELFEATGIDPPSGVLLYGPPGTGKTMLARAVAATSDANFISVNGPEIMNRYVGESERAVRQIFDRARANAPAVVFFDEIDAIGAARTDDEASRTTERVVSQLLTELDGLRPRNGVTVIGATNRPARLDDALLRPGRFDRVVEVPMPDVDAREQIFRVHLDPDVAGRLDVRALAERTDGYTGSDVSAVVQEAGLLAIERALDARRPPTDGQAVRISSADFERALERISPSLSPEAQQRYASLEIRD; encoded by the coding sequence ATGACGCGGTCAGCCGTGCTAACCGTCAGGGTCGACGAGACAGCCGCCACGGTGCGTCTCCCCGTGGCCGTTCGGGGGCAGCTCGGAGTCGAAGACGGCGACACGCTCGAAATCGAACGCGGAGCGAAGCGGCGTGCCGTAACCACCGTCGAGGGTGATCGATCGCTGAACGCAGAGCAGATAGTGCTTCCGACGAACACGGCAGCGCAACTGGACGTGACGGGTGGCGAGTCGGTCACGGTCAGTTCGGCGAACGTGAGCGTTGCGGCGTCGGTCACGGTCGCACCGGTCCCGCGGCTATCGATTCGGGGTGGTGAGGCGATGATTCGCGAGACCATCGGGCGGACGACCGTCGTCGCCGGCGAAACTGTGCCGGCGTCGGTCTTCGACGGCGCACTCGAGGTGCCGATTCGCGTCGTCGAAACGACGCCCGCCGGCCCCGTGTTCGTCTCGGAGAGCACGGAGCTCCGCCTGGAGGATGGACCGGCGCCGATACAGGGCAACGACATGGTGAGTCCGCTCCCCTCGGCGGCGGTAGGCGGGTACGAATCGACCCGGAAGGCGTTACGGGAAGCGGTGGCATCGGCGCTCACGCGCGACGACTCGGACGGTGAACCCCCTATTAGTCGTGCTGGATTCGTACTGGCGGGACCACACGGGATCGGGAAGACCCACCTCCTGCGTCACGCCGCGTGGCAAGCGAACGCGACGATCGCGCGTGTCGGCCCCCAGGCGGTGCTCGGAGACGGACACGACGACGTCGCGAACACCCTCCACTCCGTCGCGACGACGGCACAGGGGAGCGGCTACGGGATTGTCAACCTCGACAAGTTCGACGTCGTCCTTTCCAACGCCGACGAGGCGACCGTTGCCGTTCTCCGTGACTGGCTAGAACGACTGCGAACGGTCAGCGGCGTCACCGCAGTCGCGGAAGTCACTGACCGGTCGGCACTTCCGGTCGACTTTCGACAGGGTGGTCTGCTCTCGAAATGTATCACGGTTCCGGAGCCGAACAGGGAAGACAGGACGGCGGTGCTCACCACGCTCGCCGAACGAAGTCGTACCGACGAAGCGATCGACCTTCGAACGATCGGCAACCGCGCACTCGGATACGTCGCTGCGGATTTAGTGGCGCTGTGGCTCACCGCGGCTGAGTCCGCCATGGCGCGCGGGGACGGTACGAGTCACCCGGTCGTGACGCAGTCGGATCTCACTGCGGCACTGGAACGGACGGATCCGAGCGGGATCGACTCCACGGACGAGTCGACGCCGGACACCACGTTCGACGACATCGGCGGATTAGCCGAAGCCAAACAGCAGTTACGCCGGGCTATCGAGTGGCCGCTTACCAGCCCTGAACTGTTCGAGGCGACGGGGATCGACCCGCCATCGGGAGTGCTGCTGTACGGACCTCCCGGAACGGGCAAGACGATGCTCGCACGTGCCGTTGCTGCGACCAGCGACGCAAACTTCATCTCGGTCAACGGCCCGGAGATCATGAACCGCTATGTCGGAGAGAGCGAGCGAGCCGTGAGACAGATCTTCGACCGGGCCAGAGCGAACGCGCCGGCGGTCGTTTTTTTCGACGAGATCGATGCGATCGGCGCGGCGCGGACGGACGACGAAGCCTCCCGGACGACGGAACGAGTCGTTTCGCAGTTGTTGACCGAACTCGACGGACTCAGGCCCCGCAACGGCGTCACCGTCATCGGCGCAACTAACCGTCCCGCGCGACTCGACGATGCGCTGCTCCGTCCGGGACGGTTCGATCGAGTCGTCGAAGTACCGATGCCGGACGTAGACGCCCGTGAGCAGATATTCCGCGTTCATCTCGACCCCGATGTGGCCGGTCGGCTCGACGTACGGGCACTCGCCGAACGAACCGACGGCTACACCGGCAGTGACGTTAGCGCCGTCGTACAGGAAGCGGGGCTGCTAGCCATCGAACGGGCTCTCGATGCGAGACGACCCCCCACCGACGGCCAGGCCGTCCGCATCTCGTCGGCCGATTTCGAGCGCGCGCTCGAGCGTATCAGTCCGTCGTTGTCCCCGGAGGCTCAGCAGCGGTACGCATCGCTGGAGATTCGGGACTGA
- a CDS encoding Brp/Blh family beta-carotene 15,15'-dioxygenase, translating into MTRTARGTAAPGHDAELAALVRAVGCRPAWVAVAAVGGGSLVATAVGPLPIPPWLRYLPLAASLLLFGLPHGAVDHLAPTRAAGRPTTPRSMAAVGLAYLVIGGVYAALWIVAPVASAVLFVALTWLHWGQGDLYALDALGSSHLRGVGVRVGTVVVRGGLPMLVPLLRYPERYRDVVDAWVALFGRDLGAVWLVAPDTRVVLGAAFAGVTVATLAAGYRDDAAWRLDAAETLLLWAYFLVVPPLVAIGVYFCVWHSLRHVGRLMGVDDGARAAFRARGTLAALARTGRDAAPLTAVSVVTLVAVGVVAGVDTDPRVLAALYLVFIAVLTLPHVAIVTWMDRVEGAGLGRKQ; encoded by the coding sequence ATGACCCGGACCGCACGCGGGACGGCCGCCCCCGGCCACGACGCCGAACTCGCGGCGCTCGTCCGTGCGGTCGGCTGTCGTCCCGCGTGGGTCGCCGTCGCCGCCGTCGGCGGAGGGTCGCTCGTCGCCACCGCGGTCGGTCCCCTCCCTATCCCGCCGTGGCTTCGTTACCTCCCCCTCGCGGCGAGCCTGCTCCTCTTCGGCCTCCCACACGGCGCCGTCGACCACCTCGCGCCGACCCGCGCTGCCGGCCGGCCGACGACGCCCCGGTCGATGGCCGCCGTCGGCCTCGCGTACCTCGTGATCGGCGGCGTCTACGCCGCGCTGTGGATCGTGGCGCCCGTCGCGTCCGCGGTGCTTTTCGTCGCGCTGACGTGGCTCCACTGGGGACAGGGTGACCTGTACGCGCTGGACGCACTGGGGAGTTCTCACCTCCGCGGCGTGGGCGTGCGCGTGGGGACGGTGGTCGTCCGCGGGGGGCTTCCGATGCTCGTGCCGCTCCTGCGGTATCCGGAGCGATACCGGGACGTCGTCGACGCGTGGGTGGCGCTGTTCGGCCGGGACCTCGGTGCGGTGTGGCTCGTCGCTCCCGACACGCGCGTGGTGCTCGGAGCGGCCTTCGCGGGTGTGACCGTCGCGACGCTCGCGGCGGGCTATCGCGACGATGCGGCGTGGCGACTCGACGCCGCCGAGACGCTCCTCCTGTGGGCGTACTTCCTCGTCGTTCCGCCCCTGGTCGCCATCGGCGTCTACTTCTGCGTGTGGCACTCGCTCCGACACGTCGGCCGGTTGATGGGTGTCGACGACGGCGCCCGCGCGGCGTTTCGAGCGCGGGGCACGCTCGCGGCGCTGGCCCGGACGGGACGGGACGCGGCGCCGCTGACAGCCGTCTCCGTCGTCACGCTCGTCGCGGTCGGCGTCGTCGCTGGCGTCGACACCGATCCCCGCGTCCTGGCCGCACTGTATCTGGTCTTCATCGCCGTGTTGACTCTTCCACACGTCGCGATCGTGACGTGGATGGATCGGGTCGAAGGCGCCGGCTTGGGGCGGAAACAGTAA
- a CDS encoding ATP synthase subunit B yields the protein MKEYKTITEISGPLVFAEVDKPIGYDEMVEIETADGEIRRGQVLESEDGLVAIQVFEGTSGIDKNAFVRFQGETLKMKLTEDLLGRVLSGSGEPIDDGPAIEPEKREDIVGAAINPYAREYPEEFIQTGVSAIDGMNTLVRGQKLPIFSGSGLPHNELALQIARQASVPEEEEEGDGSEFAVIFGAMGITAEEANEFMDDFERTGALERSVVFMNLADDPAVERTVTPRMALTTAEYLAFEKDYHVLVILTDMTNYCEALREIGAAREEVPGRRGYPGYMYTDLAQLYERAGRIQGRDGSVTQIPILTMPGDDDTHPIPDLTGYITEGQIYVDRDLNSQGVQPPVNVLPSLSRLMDDGIGEGLTREDHADVSDQMYAAYAEGEDLRDLVNIVGREALSDRDNKYLDFADEFESEFVDQGFDTNRDIDETLDIGWDLLSNLPREELNRIDEEFIADYYREDAVEEEATAD from the coding sequence ATGAAAGAGTACAAGACGATCACCGAGATCAGCGGCCCGCTGGTGTTCGCCGAGGTCGACAAACCCATCGGCTACGACGAGATGGTGGAAATCGAGACCGCCGACGGCGAGATCCGCCGGGGGCAGGTGCTCGAATCCGAGGACGGCCTCGTCGCCATCCAGGTGTTCGAAGGCACCTCGGGTATCGACAAGAACGCGTTCGTCCGCTTCCAGGGCGAGACGCTGAAGATGAAGCTGACCGAGGACCTCCTCGGTCGCGTCCTCTCGGGATCCGGCGAACCCATCGACGACGGCCCGGCAATCGAACCCGAGAAGCGCGAGGACATCGTCGGCGCGGCGATCAACCCCTACGCCCGCGAGTACCCCGAGGAGTTCATCCAGACCGGCGTCTCCGCCATCGACGGCATGAACACGCTCGTCCGCGGGCAGAAGCTCCCCATCTTCTCCGGCTCCGGCCTGCCGCACAACGAGCTTGCGCTCCAGATTGCGCGACAGGCGAGCGTGCCCGAGGAAGAGGAAGAGGGTGACGGCTCAGAGTTCGCCGTCATCTTCGGCGCGATGGGTATCACGGCCGAGGAGGCCAACGAGTTCATGGACGACTTCGAGCGCACCGGCGCGTTGGAACGCTCCGTCGTCTTCATGAACCTCGCGGACGACCCCGCCGTCGAGCGGACGGTCACCCCGCGGATGGCACTGACGACCGCGGAGTATCTGGCGTTCGAGAAGGATTACCACGTGCTGGTGATCCTGACGGACATGACCAACTACTGCGAGGCGCTCCGCGAGATCGGCGCCGCACGCGAGGAGGTGCCGGGTCGCCGTGGCTACCCCGGCTACATGTACACCGACCTGGCCCAGCTCTACGAGCGCGCCGGTCGGATCCAGGGACGGGACGGCTCCGTCACCCAGATTCCGATCCTGACGATGCCCGGCGACGACGACACGCACCCGATCCCGGACCTGACGGGCTACATCACCGAGGGGCAGATCTACGTCGACCGCGACCTCAACAGTCAGGGCGTCCAGCCCCCGGTCAACGTGCTCCCGTCCCTGTCGCGCCTGATGGACGACGGGATCGGCGAAGGGCTCACCCGCGAGGATCACGCCGACGTGTCCGACCAGATGTACGCCGCGTACGCGGAGGGTGAGGACCTGCGCGACCTGGTGAACATCGTCGGTCGCGAGGCCCTGAGCGACCGGGACAACAAGTATCTCGACTTCGCCGACGAGTTCGAGAGCGAGTTCGTCGACCAGGGCTTCGACACGAACCGCGACATCGACGAGACCCTCGACATCGGCTGGGACCTCCTCTCGAACCTCCCGAGAGAGGAGCTCAACCGCATCGACGAGGAGTTCATCGCGGACTACTACCGCGAGGACGCGGTCGAAGAGGAAGCGACCGCGGACTGA
- a CDS encoding V-type ATP synthase subunit D has translation MAEDVKPTRKNLMAIEDRIELSERGHDTLEQKRDGLIMEFMDILDQAQDIRADLDENYRTAQRKINMARAMEGDVAVRGAAAALKEHPEITTQSKNIMGVVVPQIESSRVRKSLDQRGYGLLGSSGRIDEAADAYEELLESIILAAEVETAMKKMLTEIETTKRRVNALEFKLLPDLHENKEYIEQKLEEQEREEIFRLKKIKAKKEAEEKEAEDGSEESGDIELAADGGR, from the coding sequence ATGGCCGAGGACGTCAAACCCACCCGCAAGAACCTCATGGCGATCGAGGATCGGATCGAACTCTCCGAGCGGGGTCACGACACGCTGGAACAGAAACGCGACGGCCTCATCATGGAGTTCATGGACATCCTGGATCAGGCCCAGGACATCCGCGCGGACTTAGACGAGAACTACCGGACGGCACAGCGCAAGATCAACATGGCGCGGGCGATGGAAGGCGACGTTGCCGTCCGCGGCGCCGCCGCTGCGCTGAAAGAACACCCCGAGATCACCACCCAGTCGAAGAACATCATGGGCGTGGTCGTCCCACAGATCGAGTCCTCCCGCGTCAGGAAGAGCCTCGATCAGCGCGGCTACGGCCTGCTCGGATCGTCGGGCCGCATCGACGAGGCCGCCGACGCCTACGAGGAGCTCCTCGAATCCATCATCCTCGCCGCCGAGGTGGAGACGGCGATGAAGAAGATGCTGACCGAGATCGAGACGACCAAGCGCCGCGTCAACGCGCTGGAGTTCAAGCTCCTGCCCGACCTCCACGAGAACAAGGAGTATATCGAGCAGAAGCTAGAGGAGCAGGAGCGCGAGGAAATCTTCCGCCTGAAGAAGATCAAGGCCAAAAAGGAAGCCGAGGAGAAGGAGGCCGAAGACGGCAGTGAGGAGTCCGGCGACATCGAGCTTGCGGCCGACGGCGGCAGGTGA